The following proteins are co-located in the Leptolyngbya sp. 'hensonii' genome:
- a CDS encoding ribulose bisphosphate carboxylase small subunit, translated as MVVRSSAAPPTPWSTSLAQPTIHETAYVHAFSNIIGDVRIGSNVLIAPGTSIRADEGNPFHVGAGTNIQDGVVIHGLEQGRVLGDDQNQYSVWIGSNTSITHKALIHGPAYIGNDCFIGFRSTVFNARIGHGCIVMMHVLIQDVEIPAGRYVPSGAVITTQQQADRLPEVDPEDLNFARHVVGINEALRSGYQCAENVACIRSIREETVQETSGYTPYGSSGDSYSPYKSTNGSGSHDHQESTMRLSTNILQQVRQLLAGGYRIGTEHIDERRFRTNSWKSCQPFSSTREAEVVSALESCLQEHSGEYVRLFGIAQGRQRVGETIIQRPGDQPISESTTTYRPSNSSNGQVTSGGGGSVSGDLQQQVQQLLNQGYYLAVEYANQRQYRANAWKSGPAIHTSRVGEAMGTLQSFLAEHRGEYVRLIGGDPKAKRRVSETLIQTPDGQVAFSSGSSSVTGGSAAVRSTAGNAVSSDLQQQVQQLLNQGFYLAVEYANQRQYRANAWKSGPSIHTSHLGEAMSTLQSFLTEHSGEYVRLIGGDPKAKRRVSEVLIQSPNGQPVAGNGQTAPAYSTPAPSSAPATSGTKLTSETLQQIRQLLAQGHRIGTEYANPRQYKASSWKSGATIQANRESEVIAALENFLAEHDGEYVRLIGIEPKAKRRVLESMIQQPKR; from the coding sequence ATGGTAGTCCGCAGCTCTGCGGCCCCCCCTACTCCCTGGTCTACCAGTCTGGCCCAACCAACCATTCATGAAACAGCCTATGTGCATGCCTTCTCTAACATCATTGGTGATGTCCGAATTGGCTCAAATGTTCTGATTGCACCGGGAACCTCAATTCGAGCAGATGAGGGGAACCCATTTCATGTTGGTGCAGGAACGAACATTCAAGATGGGGTGGTAATTCACGGTCTGGAACAGGGTCGGGTATTAGGAGACGATCAAAATCAGTACTCTGTCTGGATTGGCAGTAATACATCGATTACCCATAAGGCATTGATTCATGGCCCCGCCTACATTGGGAACGATTGCTTCATTGGTTTCCGATCGACCGTCTTCAATGCCCGCATTGGCCATGGTTGTATCGTCATGATGCACGTTCTGATCCAGGATGTGGAAATTCCGGCAGGGCGCTATGTGCCTTCCGGAGCCGTGATTACAACACAGCAACAGGCCGATCGTTTGCCAGAAGTAGATCCAGAGGATCTCAATTTTGCCCGTCATGTCGTCGGGATTAATGAGGCTCTGCGATCCGGGTATCAATGTGCTGAGAATGTGGCCTGTATCCGATCGATTCGAGAAGAGACGGTACAAGAAACGTCTGGTTACACCCCTTATGGGTCCAGTGGAGACAGTTATAGCCCCTACAAATCAACCAATGGTTCTGGAAGTCATGATCACCAGGAGTCAACAATGCGACTGAGTACAAATATTCTGCAGCAAGTGCGCCAACTGCTGGCAGGCGGTTACCGGATTGGCACTGAACATATCGATGAGCGACGCTTCCGCACAAATTCCTGGAAGAGCTGCCAACCTTTCTCATCCACCCGTGAGGCAGAGGTCGTTTCAGCTCTTGAATCCTGCTTGCAGGAACATTCCGGTGAATATGTCCGGCTGTTCGGGATTGCCCAGGGACGACAACGGGTGGGAGAAACGATTATTCAACGGCCTGGTGATCAGCCGATTAGCGAAAGCACGACAACCTATCGTCCCAGTAATAGCTCTAATGGGCAGGTCACCTCTGGGGGGGGTGGGTCAGTCAGTGGGGATCTGCAACAACAGGTGCAGCAACTGCTGAATCAAGGGTACTACCTGGCGGTAGAATATGCCAACCAGCGACAGTATCGGGCCAATGCCTGGAAGAGTGGTCCGGCCATTCATACCAGCCGGGTGGGAGAGGCAATGGGCACCCTGCAGTCTTTTCTGGCAGAGCATCGTGGTGAGTATGTGCGCCTGATTGGCGGCGATCCAAAAGCCAAACGACGGGTCTCAGAAACGTTGATCCAGACACCGGACGGCCAAGTTGCATTCAGCAGTGGTTCTAGTTCAGTCACAGGTGGCAGTGCTGCAGTCCGATCCACCGCAGGCAATGCAGTTAGCTCAGATTTACAGCAGCAAGTGCAGCAGTTACTGAATCAGGGATTCTACCTGGCAGTGGAATATGCCAACCAGCGGCAATATCGGGCCAATGCCTGGAAGAGTGGTCCATCCATCCATACCAGCCACTTAGGGGAAGCCATGAGCACCCTGCAATCTTTCCTGACAGAGCATAGTGGCGAGTATGTGCGTCTGATTGGCGGTGATCCGAAGGCCAAACGGCGGGTCTCAGAAGTGCTGATTCAAAGTCCGAATGGGCAACCCGTTGCTGGCAATGGTCAGACAGCCCCCGCCTACAGTACTCCTGCCCCCAGCAGCGCCCCTGCCACGTCAGGCACAAAACTGACGAGTGAAACCTTGCAGCAAATTCGCCAACTACTGGCTCAGGGGCATCGGATTGGAACGGAATACGCCAATCCCCGCCAGTATAAAGCCAGTTCCTGGAAGAGTGGCGCAACGATTCAGGCCAATCGGGAGTCAGAGGTCATTGCCGCCCTGGAAAATTTCCTGGCTGAACATGATGGGGAATATGTGCGGTTAATTGGAATTGAACCCAAGGCCAAACGGCGGGTTTTAGAATCCATGATCCAGCAGCCCAAGCGCTAG
- a CDS encoding BMC domain-containing protein encodes MGFEGDYTDLALGLVSVQSFPAIVGIADHMLKEAGVTLVGYEKIGGGNCTAIVRGGTAEVRLAVAEGAERAKQFGQEFSSLVIPRPMPNLEAVLPIGQRLAQLATGRGHSMLSSHAIGLLETRGFPAMVGAADAMLKSADVILAAYEKIGAGLCTVIIRGTVSNVAIALDVGMLEADRIGELHSVMLVPRPLEDLDQTLPLASCWIEKPQPLPMLLSIQAEERELIELPDVLQTITITRQEEPER; translated from the coding sequence ATGGGTTTTGAAGGAGATTATACTGACCTGGCCCTGGGCCTGGTATCCGTCCAGAGCTTTCCGGCCATCGTGGGCATTGCCGATCACATGCTGAAAGAGGCAGGTGTGACCCTGGTTGGCTATGAGAAAATTGGGGGCGGCAACTGCACAGCCATTGTTCGAGGTGGAACCGCCGAAGTTCGACTGGCTGTTGCGGAAGGTGCAGAACGGGCCAAACAATTTGGGCAAGAATTTTCTTCCCTGGTCATTCCCCGGCCCATGCCCAATCTGGAAGCGGTGCTTCCGATCGGTCAGCGGCTGGCCCAACTCGCCACGGGCCGGGGCCATAGCATGCTCAGCAGTCACGCCATCGGGCTCCTGGAAACGCGGGGCTTCCCAGCGATGGTGGGGGCTGCCGATGCCATGCTTAAATCAGCCGATGTAATTCTGGCTGCCTACGAAAAAATTGGCGCTGGGCTTTGCACTGTCATCATTCGGGGAACCGTCTCCAATGTGGCCATTGCCCTGGATGTGGGCATGCTTGAGGCCGATCGAATTGGGGAACTTCACTCGGTGATGCTTGTCCCCCGGCCCCTGGAAGACCTGGATCAGACCCTTCCCCTGGCCAGTTGCTGGATCGAAAAACCCCAACCCTTGCCAATGCTACTCTCGATTCAGGCAGAAGAACGGGAGTTAATTGAACTACCAGATGTCCTGCAGACGATTACCATTACCCGGCAGGAAGAACCGGAAAGATAA
- a CDS encoding phosphate ABC transporter permease, with the protein MLVSLTREKFEQLMPLTATATQYKFCWGKLQDFLRRLSVSFVGGAAALLLRAILGPDFFGVILLFAICAVLYWLWAPVLWATLRNREMRKIPYSGFWQGEVLDAYVSEELIGKEETVNKRGELVIVENRERRLNLEVGDESGFTTQLQVPLKREHQGIRPGLIAAMVVLSYEPDLADIVKVSDIYIPSRNIWVSDYPYLRRDLFVEVARRLGSRRNREKLERPSRRSSRKGSRKRRVVEED; encoded by the coding sequence ATGCTGGTTTCCCTGACTCGTGAGAAGTTTGAGCAACTGATGCCCCTGACGGCAACGGCAACCCAGTACAAGTTTTGCTGGGGTAAGTTGCAGGATTTTTTGCGTCGGCTTTCAGTCTCATTTGTAGGCGGAGCGGCTGCCCTGCTCTTAAGGGCTATCCTGGGACCTGACTTTTTTGGAGTCATTTTGCTGTTTGCCATTTGCGCTGTGCTCTACTGGCTATGGGCACCGGTTTTGTGGGCTACCCTGCGGAATCGAGAGATGCGGAAGATTCCCTACAGTGGATTCTGGCAAGGTGAGGTGCTGGATGCCTACGTCAGTGAAGAGCTGATTGGCAAGGAAGAGACGGTGAACAAACGGGGAGAACTCGTCATTGTTGAGAACCGGGAACGCCGCTTAAACCTGGAAGTAGGAGACGAATCTGGCTTTACTACCCAGTTACAGGTTCCACTCAAGCGGGAGCACCAGGGCATTCGGCCCGGACTCATCGCTGCCATGGTCGTGTTGTCCTATGAACCAGACCTGGCTGATATTGTCAAAGTCAGCGACATCTACATCCCCAGTCGCAATATCTGGGTAAGTGACTATCCCTATTTACGTCGAGATCTCTTCGTGGAAGTAGCCCGCAGATTAGGCTCCCGGAGAAATCGAGAAAAATTAGAGCGCCCTTCTCGGCGGAGTTCCCGCAAGGGCTCCCGGAAACGGCGGGTAGTCGAGGAGGATTAA
- a CDS encoding precorrin-8X methylmutase, translated as MEWHITDAQSLGIIDREMGDHTFSPAEYEIVRRVIYATADFEYKSLIRFSDQALQAGAAALAARTTIIVDVPMVQVGIAPNIQGTFSNPVYCSMDALTRPQREKTRAAWGIETLARRYPEGIFVVGQAQTALTAIVELIEAEEIRPALVIGTPAGFVDIEATKGRLNDSMVPHIRIEGRKGSAVVAAAIVNGLVDLAWQAYGQERTGVG; from the coding sequence ATGGAATGGCACATAACAGATGCCCAGAGTCTGGGTATTATCGATCGGGAAATGGGAGACCATACCTTTTCACCGGCAGAGTATGAGATCGTCCGACGGGTCATTTATGCGACGGCTGATTTTGAATATAAATCCCTGATCCGGTTCTCTGATCAGGCGTTACAGGCCGGAGCCGCTGCTCTGGCTGCCCGAACAACGATTATTGTGGATGTCCCGATGGTGCAGGTAGGTATTGCGCCAAATATTCAGGGAACGTTCTCGAATCCGGTTTACTGTAGTATGGATGCCCTGACCCGGCCTCAGCGAGAGAAAACTCGGGCTGCCTGGGGGATTGAAACCCTGGCTCGCCGCTACCCAGAAGGGATTTTTGTGGTGGGTCAGGCCCAAACGGCTCTGACTGCGATCGTGGAATTAATTGAAGCGGAGGAAATCCGTCCGGCCCTGGTAATTGGGACCCCCGCTGGCTTCGTGGATATTGAAGCGACCAAGGGACGGCTGAATGATTCTATGGTGCCCCATATTCGAATTGAAGGGCGCAAGGGCAGCGCTGTGGTGGCGGCTGCGATCGTCAATGGGTTGGTTGATCTGGCTTGGCAGGCTTATGGTCAGGAACGCACAGGTGTGGGCTGA
- a CDS encoding TPM domain-containing protein has product MRYLLPQKIFHLLLTAVLTVSIWAVPAMALAFDNPELLPSQKTNVVDLAKSLTGIQRENLDQDLQAFEAETGWKLRVLTQFDRTPGRAVKDFWGLDDKSLLLVADSRGGNILNFSVGDDFYELMPRTFWIELQTRFGNQFFVRENGEDQAIIQSLESVKACLRRGGCRVVPGLPREQWILTLITSIVGGIVFGFAAHPRKEGQIFAWQWALIFSPLWAILFIAFGIGPVVTRTSDFLPLLRNFIGFAIGALVAYLSPMFSPSSTSET; this is encoded by the coding sequence ATGCGATATCTGCTTCCTCAAAAGATTTTTCATCTGCTCCTGACGGCTGTTCTGACCGTATCAATCTGGGCTGTGCCTGCCATGGCCCTGGCTTTTGACAACCCAGAGCTATTGCCAAGCCAGAAAACCAATGTGGTCGATCTGGCAAAATCCCTGACCGGTATTCAGAGAGAGAATCTGGATCAGGACCTCCAGGCTTTTGAGGCAGAAACGGGATGGAAATTGCGAGTTTTAACCCAGTTCGATCGCACACCAGGTCGAGCCGTGAAAGACTTTTGGGGATTGGATGATAAAAGCCTGTTGCTGGTGGCGGATTCGCGGGGGGGGAATATCCTCAACTTTAGCGTCGGGGATGATTTCTATGAGTTGATGCCGCGTACTTTCTGGATTGAGCTGCAAACCCGCTTTGGGAATCAGTTTTTCGTGCGAGAAAACGGCGAAGATCAAGCGATTATCCAGTCCCTGGAGTCAGTTAAGGCCTGCCTGCGCCGGGGCGGTTGCCGGGTGGTGCCCGGTTTACCCCGAGAACAGTGGATTCTGACCCTGATCACCTCAATTGTGGGGGGGATCGTCTTTGGCTTTGCGGCCCATCCCCGTAAGGAAGGCCAGATTTTTGCCTGGCAGTGGGCGCTGATTTTTTCTCCCCTCTGGGCCATTTTGTTCATTGCTTTTGGGATTGGTCCTGTGGTGACCCGAACTTCTGATTTCCTTCCCCTGCTCCGCAACTTCATTGGATTTGCCATCGGAGCCCTGGTCGCTTACTTGTCACCGATGTTCAGTCCGTCTTCAACCTCGGAGACTTAG